The following coding sequences lie in one Apium graveolens cultivar Ventura chromosome 1, ASM990537v1, whole genome shotgun sequence genomic window:
- the LOC141662937 gene encoding replication factor C subunit 3-like isoform X2, with the protein MPSPPIPRSISAPDVFVSSHSSNRSTTSGKGTSWLKKTSSLLTYTKKEESELTEESLDALNKRNEALEDKKSSHSSPYYKGLTDFTLDINKEKLPSAIENHDAVSYTSSTRSSFIVTMQQLGTFCLFFRSKDEKECSSSSTSLSSKQQDIDLDKGKKEDKSSLAESKSNLILNTGKPMRERVSVINHEPPALQISPPRCKSKTGTSLLPESTLTKTVASNVEELSRSVEGTNMFTWADKYRPHNLTEFICNREKAMELMTMAKSQDISHFIFEGLPGVGKRTMILALLREIYGYDEIQVREECMEFYLKGEALSSIKVNVKRSSHHVELNISELRGYEKHVIVKLINEKYNKSSNSVYKAIVLYEADKLSTDALLYIKWILEKHNGCNKVFFCCNDVSKLQPIQTLFRLIKLLPPSNEEIMEVLDFIAKQEGIELAIKLAETITNNSKNNLRQAIRSFEATWRYNSNSQLREDNEIMTGWEDTIAKVAKDIVKEQSPRQLFIIRGELQKLIEYNVSPVFIFKTLIGELKRHLDESSQTHVDILFMESNRREAIIDCFAFPNNPTEEMCKRENDPSRKNVHNFMKIEEFIAKFMSWYKVLLKNNKLQDVKMKGILDDLDHTKVK; encoded by the exons ATGCCGAGTCCACCCATCCCACGTTCCATATCAGCTCCTGACGTTTTCGTGTCTAGCCATTCTTCTAATCGATCGACGACCTCAGGAAAAGGCACTTCCTGGTTAAAGAAAACCAGCAGCCTGTTAACATATACCAAGAAAGAGGAGTCAGAATTAACAGAAGAAAGCCTCGACGCATTAAACAAAAGAAATGAAGCTCTAGAGGATAAGAAAAGTAGTCATAGCAGTCCTTATTATAAAGGCCTCACTGATTTCACTTTAGACATTAATAAAGAAAAACTTCCATCCGCAATAGAGAATCATGACGCAGTTTCATATACGTCCAGTACGCGGTCAAGTTTTATTGTTACTATGCAACAATTGGGTACATTTTGCTTGTTTTTCCGCAGCAAGGACGAGAAAGAGTGTTCATCCTCTTCTACATCATTGTCATCGAAGCAACAGGACATTGATTTGGACAAAGGTAAAAAGGAAGATAAAAGTAGTTTAGCGGAAAGCAAAAGTAACCTTATATTAAATACAGGGAAGCCAATGAGGGAGAGAGTTTCGGTGATAAACCATGAACCACCAGCATTGCAAATATCACCACCGCGATGTAAATCCAAGACAGGGACGTCACTTCTACCAGAATCGACATTAACTAAAACAGTTGCATCAAATGTAGAGGAGCTCAGTAGGAGTGTGGAGGGAACAAATATGTTTACTTGGGCAGACAAGTATCGTCCGCATAATTTAACAGAATTCATCTGCAACAGAGAAAAAGCCATGGAGCTTATGACCATG GCTAAATCACAAGACATCAGCCACTTCATATTTGAAGGGCTTCCGGGGGTAGGAAAGCGTACCATGATCTTGGCCTTGCTGCGTGAAATCTATGGTTATGATGAAATACAG GTAAGAGAAGAGTGCATGGAGTTCTACTTGAAG GGAGAAGCATTAAGCAGTATCAAAGTAAACGTGAAGCGATCATCTCATCATGTGGAACTTAATATCTCTGAGCTAAGAGGGTATGAGAAGCATGTGATAGTTAAACTTATTAATGAAAAGTATAACAAGTCATCAAACAGTGTCTATAAAG CTATCGTCCTCTATGAAGCGGATAAATTATCGACAGATGCTCTTCTATATATAAAATGGATACTGGAAAAGCATAATGGATGTAACAAGGTCTTTTTTTGTTGCAATGATGTATCCAAATTACAGCCAATTCAAACCCTTTTTAGGTTAATTAAGCTTCTTCCACCTTCTAATGAAGAG ATTATGGAAGTCTTGGATTTTATTGCAAAACAAGAAGGAATTGAATTGGCCATCAAGTTGGCCGAAACAATCACAAACAACTCCAAGAACAATTTACGACAAGCTATACGTTCGTTTGAGGCAACTTGGAGATATAA CTCCAATTCACAATTGAGGGAGGACAATGAAATTATGACGGGCTGGGAAGACACTATCGCAAAGGTTGCTAAGGACATAGTAAAAGAGCAAAGCCCAAGACA GCTTTTTATAATCCGTGGAGAACTCCAAAAGCTTATAGAGTACAATGTGTCACCGGTTTTCATATTTAAA ACTTTGATTGGAGAACTGAAGAGACACTTGGATGAATCATCACAGACTCATGTTGACATTTTGTTCATGGAATCCAAT AGACGTGAAGCTATTATAGATTGTTTTGCTTTCCCAAACAATCCAACTGAAGAAATGTGCAAAAGAGAGAATGATCCATCCAGAAAGAACGTTCATAATTTTATGAAGATTGAAG AGTTCATAGCAAAGTTTATGAGCTGGTACAAGGTACTATTGAAAAACAATAAATTGCAAGACGTGAAGATGAAGGGAATACTTGATGATCTTGATCACACCAAGGTCAAATGA
- the LOC141662963 gene encoding putative xyloglucan endotransglucosylase/hydrolase protein 30, whose product MDCAYTSILSKTKTQLMLLCTTISLFLMQDYGVVSLQSSSGVVQLQTIEFNKAFAPLFGDANLLRSHDDKSVNLHLNHYTGSGFKSSHLYSHGFFSAKIKLPSTYTAGIVVAFYTTNGDVFEKTHDELDFEFLGNVKGKAWRFQTNLYGNGSTSRGREERYTLWFDPSKQFHRYTILWTPNNIIFYIDDVPIREIIHNEAMGGDYPSKPMSLYATIWDASDWATSGGKYKVNYKYAPFVAEFTDLTLHGCSVDPLEEFTTPSCNENDVTSSFANVTPKQRMAMNKFRQRYMYYSYCYDTLRYPVALPECVIDPLLREQFKDTGRLKFGGKHRSNSQRRSKIGRGRN is encoded by the exons ATGGATTGTGCTTACACATCTATTCTCTCTAAAACAAAAACACAGCTAATGTTATTATGTACTACTATTTCTCTGTTTCTCATGCAAGACTATGGTGTTGTAAGTTTACAATCATCTTCTGGAGTAGTACAACTACAAACTATTGAATTTAATAAAGCCTTTGCTCCTCTCTTTGGTGATGCCAATCTTCTTCGTTCCCATGATGACAAGTCCGTTAATCTTCACCTCAACCACTATACAG GTTCTGGTTTCAAGTCATCCCATCTCTACAGTCATGGGTTTTTCAGTGCTAAGATTAAGCTCCCTTCCACTTACACGGCTGGAATTGTGGTCGCTTTCTAC ACAACAAACGGAGATGTATTCGAGAAGACTCACGACGAATTAGATTTTGAATTCTTGGGAAATGTTAAAGGGAAAGCATGGAGATTTCAGACGAATTTGTATGGAAATGGGAGCACAAGTAGAGGAAGAGAAGAAAGATATACTCTCTGGTTTGACCCTTCTAAACAATTTCATCGCTATACCATACTATGGACGCCAAACAATATCAT CTTTTACATCGATGATGTTCCCATCAGGGAAATAATTCACAATGAAGCAATGGGCGGAGACTACCCTTCAAAACCAATGTCTTTGTATGCTACCATTTGGGATGCTTCCGACTGGGCGACCTCTGGCGGCAAATATAAAGTCAACTACAAATACGCGCCATTTGTAGCTGAATTTACTGACCTCACTCTCCACGGATGCTCTGTTGATCCACTGGAAGAGTTTACAACTCCTAGTTGCAATGAAAATGACGTTACTTCTAGTTTTGCTAATGTCACTCCAAAACAACGAATGGCAATGAATAAATTCAGACAACGGTACATGTACTATTCGTATTGCTATGATACATTGAGATACCCTGTTGCGCTACCAGAGTGTGTGATTGATCCTCTGTTAAGAGAACAATTTAAGGACACTGGGAGGTTAAAATTTGGTGGCAAGCATCGTAGCAATTCACAGAGAAGAAGCAAGATTGGCAGAGGTAGAAACTAA
- the LOC141662937 gene encoding replication factor C subunit 3-like isoform X1, with amino-acid sequence MPSPPIPRSISAPDVFVSSHSSNRSTTSGKGTSWLKKTSSLLTYTKKEESELTEESLDALNKRNEALEDKKSSHSSPYYKGLTDFTLDINKEKLPSAIENHDAVSYTSSTRSSFIVTMQQLGTFCLFFRSKDEKECSSSSTSLSSKQQDIDLDKGKKEDKSSLAESKSNLILNTGKPMRERVSVINHEPPALQISPPRCKSKTGTSLLPESTLTKTVASNVEELSRSVEGTNMFTWADKYRPHNLTEFICNREKAMELMTMAKSQDISHFIFEGLPGVGKRTMILALLREIYGYDEIQVREECMEFYLKGEALSSIKVNVKRSSHHVELNISELRGYEKHVIVKLINEKYNKSSNSVYKAIVLYEADKLSTDALLYIKWILEKHNGCNKVFFCCNDVSKLQPIQTLFRLIKLLPPSNEEIMEVLDFIAKQEGIELAIKLAETITNNSKNNLRQAIRSFEATWRYNCCLCHFPHSYQVCGICDSSNSQLREDNEIMTGWEDTIAKVAKDIVKEQSPRQLFIIRGELQKLIEYNVSPVFIFKTLIGELKRHLDESSQTHVDILFMESNRREAIIDCFAFPNNPTEEMCKRENDPSRKNVHNFMKIEEFIAKFMSWYKVLLKNNKLQDVKMKGILDDLDHTKVK; translated from the exons ATGCCGAGTCCACCCATCCCACGTTCCATATCAGCTCCTGACGTTTTCGTGTCTAGCCATTCTTCTAATCGATCGACGACCTCAGGAAAAGGCACTTCCTGGTTAAAGAAAACCAGCAGCCTGTTAACATATACCAAGAAAGAGGAGTCAGAATTAACAGAAGAAAGCCTCGACGCATTAAACAAAAGAAATGAAGCTCTAGAGGATAAGAAAAGTAGTCATAGCAGTCCTTATTATAAAGGCCTCACTGATTTCACTTTAGACATTAATAAAGAAAAACTTCCATCCGCAATAGAGAATCATGACGCAGTTTCATATACGTCCAGTACGCGGTCAAGTTTTATTGTTACTATGCAACAATTGGGTACATTTTGCTTGTTTTTCCGCAGCAAGGACGAGAAAGAGTGTTCATCCTCTTCTACATCATTGTCATCGAAGCAACAGGACATTGATTTGGACAAAGGTAAAAAGGAAGATAAAAGTAGTTTAGCGGAAAGCAAAAGTAACCTTATATTAAATACAGGGAAGCCAATGAGGGAGAGAGTTTCGGTGATAAACCATGAACCACCAGCATTGCAAATATCACCACCGCGATGTAAATCCAAGACAGGGACGTCACTTCTACCAGAATCGACATTAACTAAAACAGTTGCATCAAATGTAGAGGAGCTCAGTAGGAGTGTGGAGGGAACAAATATGTTTACTTGGGCAGACAAGTATCGTCCGCATAATTTAACAGAATTCATCTGCAACAGAGAAAAAGCCATGGAGCTTATGACCATG GCTAAATCACAAGACATCAGCCACTTCATATTTGAAGGGCTTCCGGGGGTAGGAAAGCGTACCATGATCTTGGCCTTGCTGCGTGAAATCTATGGTTATGATGAAATACAG GTAAGAGAAGAGTGCATGGAGTTCTACTTGAAG GGAGAAGCATTAAGCAGTATCAAAGTAAACGTGAAGCGATCATCTCATCATGTGGAACTTAATATCTCTGAGCTAAGAGGGTATGAGAAGCATGTGATAGTTAAACTTATTAATGAAAAGTATAACAAGTCATCAAACAGTGTCTATAAAG CTATCGTCCTCTATGAAGCGGATAAATTATCGACAGATGCTCTTCTATATATAAAATGGATACTGGAAAAGCATAATGGATGTAACAAGGTCTTTTTTTGTTGCAATGATGTATCCAAATTACAGCCAATTCAAACCCTTTTTAGGTTAATTAAGCTTCTTCCACCTTCTAATGAAGAG ATTATGGAAGTCTTGGATTTTATTGCAAAACAAGAAGGAATTGAATTGGCCATCAAGTTGGCCGAAACAATCACAAACAACTCCAAGAACAATTTACGACAAGCTATACGTTCGTTTGAGGCAACTTGGAGATATAA TTGCTGTTTGTGTCACTTTCCCCATTCATACCAAGTTTGTGGGATTTGCGACAGCTCCAATTCACAATTGAGGGAGGACAATGAAATTATGACGGGCTGGGAAGACACTATCGCAAAGGTTGCTAAGGACATAGTAAAAGAGCAAAGCCCAAGACA GCTTTTTATAATCCGTGGAGAACTCCAAAAGCTTATAGAGTACAATGTGTCACCGGTTTTCATATTTAAA ACTTTGATTGGAGAACTGAAGAGACACTTGGATGAATCATCACAGACTCATGTTGACATTTTGTTCATGGAATCCAAT AGACGTGAAGCTATTATAGATTGTTTTGCTTTCCCAAACAATCCAACTGAAGAAATGTGCAAAAGAGAGAATGATCCATCCAGAAAGAACGTTCATAATTTTATGAAGATTGAAG AGTTCATAGCAAAGTTTATGAGCTGGTACAAGGTACTATTGAAAAACAATAAATTGCAAGACGTGAAGATGAAGGGAATACTTGATGATCTTGATCACACCAAGGTCAAATGA